The following DNA comes from Pararge aegeria chromosome 25, ilParAegt1.1, whole genome shotgun sequence.
AAAATAATCGATTTATACACCGATTTTGCAGCTGTGCTGTGACGCCTGTTCACCACTGTCCACGGCACTGttacaatattttgttaattaattgatcatgatattttgtttcattGATCGTGTGGTTAATTTTTTCGTCGTTGATGGGCTTACCTAGTCTCATTGTTAAGAGAAAACATTTAGATATTACTTAGCTTTGGCTTGGTTCTGTGATCAAAAAGTATCCTGATTACCAATTGAGATACAAACATttggttttatatatatttcaaataccTTCAACTTAGTGCTGTAACtccataaaaaaagaaatttgtctttgactttatAAAAATGTCAATTGAATTTCAGAATTCAAAAGTTGTGTTGTTCTCTGTGGGTGTTTTCATGGAtcataaatgttatttatatttaaatcacaGTAGGAAAAGGGCATATTAGCATTAAAACGTGTATTTTTACTAACTTATACTTCAATTATCATTATTTCATTATGTCTGTTATAGCTTTGACTGGGGTACCCAAGAACGTaagtgttaaaaaataaataacagaataGAACCCGGCTCGTGCCGGAgtgtttcttattattattggtttacTGATTCAAGCAATTGTCATTACCAACCCAAAgtgtatcaatattttttttatcgtaataattgacggacccagCAGGTAACCATCGCCATCGTAAGTGTTAAAAaaagtcaaacaaacaaaaacttatcttccttaactttattttaattgtgcacCTAGCACAATTAAAATCAATACTTATTTACCCAAGTAGGTactagtattatgtaatatacaTGTTATAAGTAAAGTGGGTTCTTCAATGATTGATTTATAAAATGCTAAATATGTTTAactctttaaattatattgaattaaaagtGTAGCTCACATTGAGTATAATGTGAAACGTGTGAACGAGATCTGATTCTCTTTGGTTTAAAGATATCTTTTAAATGTTAGCTATATCTGAGATTTCATGAAATTTGCTAAATCCTGCTGCAATCCTGTGATTAGTCTAATAATCCTGGACAAATTCAGAGACCTGTGTAACCCTAGTTGAGAGAGAGATTCAGGGTATTGAAAAAATAggatacataatttaattttatcttgattagttaataataagttatttatttcagttgaaAATAAACCAAGTATTGAAGCCTTTGAAATCCTCAATAAAAGGTCACTTTGAGGCAATGAATGTcacaaataataagaataaaaatgacAGAACTGCATTTCTACGCCTGTCTGAAAAGTTAGATCCTGTTGAAGTGGTGGAAATAATTAACTCCAGAAATACAGGGTCTCTCCGTGCTTATATACCTAAGGAAATTCCAGATGTATGTATTTTGGTCTATATAGTCTGTAGAGACTTTTACTGACAATAACTAAACATCCTTTTTGAGCAATATTCAGGTTTCAGAAGCTAAGTTGCTTTAAATTGACTACCTCTGTTGTAGTGGTGGGGGCTGTCGCCATATATGTGGAGGTTCAGGTTGGTAGTGGCAGttagggaaattataatttctgaattttctttggtcttgtctggtggaagACTTCAGCTATCTGAATCCCTACGTGGTCTACTAGGtctaccgcggacgcgtacgaagcgcttcgcaacttcgtttctgattcgcaccgctaggatctggaatgcccttccagcttccccactacctacaatatgagtaccttcaaatcaagagtgaataggcatcttctacgcaagcgcgctccaccttaggctgcatcattgcttaccatcaggtgtgatagCAGTCaactataaacattaaaaataaaaaaagaaaaagcagTGACAACCTTATTAATAAAGATGTACCACCAAGCTATTGAGTGTTCCGGTACAATGCCATGTagcggtataaaaaaaaaggtggttTGAAGTGACTCTTTCACAGGTTCAGAATGCAGATTCTAAATTTCAGTGATAATCAAATGCATTTCTAGCAGTTGCATACAAcatgtaactgaattacgaaattatGTTGAAGAatgcatgagtatatttcataaaaaatcacCTTGTATTAAATCacaagaagcatatttatttttccatacaaacggaTTCCAAGCAttatattgaagataaaagaccgacacgcgcatagtacccatGCTACACGACGCATATCTAATAAAGTGTCAGGAGtcacatgtttttaaatttgtatgtaatttcttagggctttatctgatttctttcagtaaaaaccagggcagtagtttactcaaaaactataaggtttttggtttcacagataagttccTGTGACGGTACATAACGTGACTCTAAAGCCAGTGTAGTATTATTCCGGTTTTCCTTTACaagttatatacatattaaattatttatttcgttcAGAATGTTCTGTTTtagttcataatatatattttatttgcagttCCCAATATCTTACCAGAATGTGGAGAAAATGTCACCATTTAAGGTAGGtactgattttaattaaattagtgtttccctgtagtttttatttatagcattatattatctttaatattagCTGTTTCCCGCATTCCTCGTCTTTTGGGTGGTTGGAATACAAATGATTAAAGGAGAAACACTGATAAATTCTGACAAATTCCGCCTTCCAGTATGCAATATTGTACAAATAAATCTTTACATCTTAATTCATcatataataacttttttagaAGATgtaaataaagcaaataaagatTCAAAAAccgacatcatcatcacttgaatcgatgaacgtccactgctggacataggtctctgGACATAGGTTGGTCTGggtagggcgttccaaaatcTACGaacctgggccgcttgtatccagcggctccccgagacccgtttgatgttgtctgtccaactcgttgtgggtcgccattccaacaccttgggaccccaacgtccatcagttctctgagctatgtgccccgcccattgccacttcagctttgcgactcgttgagtaATGTTATATGtaggtaactctagttcttctaaggatctcctcatttctgatttgatcacgtagagatactcctagcatagctcccTCGATCGCctactgagtgactctgagccttcttatgaggtccatagtaagcgaccacgtttcagaccTGTAAGTATTGCGGCGGGGGGTATTGCGAAATATCAACTTGCAttccatacaaaataaagaaaactatttaCAACGCCCTAGCAAAGCCACATTTGGAGTACCTAATAGAAATCTGGGGATTAATAAATTGCAACGTATACAAAACAAACTTATCAAGGCACTATTTCACTTCAGTTACCACACACCAACAAATGGgctttacaaaaaaacttaaatcttcAACATTACAcaactatatacatataatacatgtCTTCTTGTAAAAAAGATCATGATTAAGACACtaaagagaaataaatatctttgaaCCGAAGTCATCACTAAGAAATCAACATACCAATTTGTAATTCCAGCTGTTGACAATTTCAATAGGTGCTATACTACAAGAGATGCAGTCCAAGTACGGGGGTCTTTACGACCTGAGCAACTGCACAGCGCATAAGTTGATACAGGACATTGCAAAGGTAAGGGTACTGTGTAcaatataatcatcataatatcaacccattacccgcccactacatGGCCTCTTAGTGTTTAAACACACTAGGCTGAAAATACGCGTCCGAAGTTCCGTGGCAGATTTTACGTTCCGACGCATTCGGCTGATATGACACACGATAAGAGCCGAATTTACGCGGCAGAAATTCAGTCGCGTAACTTTGTGTGGCGTAGcgttaaaatcttttattcttCACTTTTAGACACTGTACAAGCGTTTACGTATAATCCTGGAACAAGATGGGGCAGAAATAGACGGCTGCCTGAGGCTTACCAAAACATACCGTAAAAGGCATCCGCATTTCGCTGACTTCCAACTGATACTGTCAACTCTACATAGTATTCAGGATGCGGAGGAGAAGCCACGTGACCAGATACATGAGTGCGACTTGCTGGCATTCGCTGTACATTCATATGGTGAGTTCGCAGCCAGTATAACCACGCTACACAATGCAGTTTCCCGGGACTTTCCAATTGATATTTCCAACTCTTCATAGCATACAGGATgcgtcagtttttttttacatggtaCTATAACAGATATGTCATCTGCAAACATAACACATTTATGTTTAGTGCAATCAGGAAGATCGTTGATGTATATCAGAAATAGTAGTTGCCCTAGAACACTACCCCGCAGGGTAGTGTACACCAAACGAATTTATTTCCACTCTGAGCAGAGCTTTGTCAATACCTTTTTCTCATTTAGCCTTGATATTTCAACTGGTTGTTTCCTATCTTTTAAATAACTATGAAATACATGGCCCTCGTAGGCCATTATACTcgcaatttttaaaagtaagccttaaaaaacataatcaaaaccTTTTATAATCACAGAAAATAGTACATACAGGATTTCCTTTAtcataagtgaaattatgttcTTAATCAACATAAAAACTGCCACGTTGGTGGATTTCTCTTTTTGAAAATCATTTTGTTCGTTCCTTGTAACATTGTTTGTGCATTGCtctttcaaatattttagataAAAACTGAAACGAGTGAAATGGgccgataattatttattttagtaaaacaaCCTGTTTTGTGAAGGGGTTTGACTATAGTCGTGGTAGGGCTTGAAGGAAATGTGCCACTTGTAAAagacaaatttattaatacactCAATAGTGGCGAAATATCATCTACTACAGATTTGAAGACTTTTTAAAACGAAGAAGatcttagttgttttttttcctaagcGCCACAGTTTATGATATATAACGACTCTAAGAGTGGAAAATCTTCGCAATATGCACACGTTTCCACGAAGTAGAGTACTTTAAGTGGAGATAGGGGAATAAATTTACATTTGTCGGTATTTTGTTCCAGTTATCGACAGCATACCGTTCGAGAAGGTGCAGGTTGCCTATCTCAAGTATTTGGACAAAATAACTGCCACGGTAAGTGTTTGGGCAAAATCACTACCACTATAGTATTTAGACAAAATCACTGCCACTGTAGTAAGTATTTGGACAAAATCACTGCCACTGGTTGTTATTATTTGGACAAAATCACTACCACTATAGTATTTGGACAAATAACTGCCGCTGTAGTAAGTATTTGGAAAAATCAATGCCACGGTAAGTGTTTGGACCAAATCACTGCCACTGTAGTAAGTATTTGGACAAAATCACTGCCACTGGTTGTTATTATTTGGACAAAATCACTACCACTATAGTATTTGGACAAATAACTGCCGCTGTAGTAAGTATTTGGAAAAATCAATGCCACGGTAAGTGTTTGGACCAAATCACTGCCACTGTAGTAAGTATTTGGACAATATCACTGCCACTGTTGTTATTATTTGGACAAAATCACTACCACTATAGTATTTGGACAAATAATAACAACAGTGGCAGTGTTTGGACCAAATCACTGCCACTGTAGTAAGTATTTGGACAATATCACTGCCACTGTTGTTATTATTTGGACAAAATCACTACCACTATAGTATTTGGACAAAATCACTGCCACTGTAGTAAGTATTTGGACAAAATCCCTGCCACGGTAAGTATTTGGACAAAATCACTGCCACTGGTTGTTATTATTTGGACAAAGTCACTACCACTATAGTATTTGGACAAATCACTGCCGCTGTAGTAAGTATTTGGACAAAATCATTGCCACAGTAAGTGTTTGGACAAAATCACTGCCACGGTAAGTATCTGATCGCACATGAGGTGTCCATTAGTATACAACAggaataatttaagttatgtggACCAATGCAAAAGCTCACCGTGACCAGTAAAAGTGTACACAGTATGGCTGTGCTTATTTACAAACACTTGCCAGATGCGCTAAAACTTTTACATATTTGACGTTCCAATAAGTGTTATTTGACAAACTATTTGTATAGGCTTTATTATCATACCAATGACTATGTAAATGGAAAATtgttatattcatagaaattaattaattgattgtattttataagtgaGTAGCTGTgatagacttcactttcgacaagcacctcaaacttttgtttagttatgagcgtttaaagtaattcatcgtaaggaaacctgcacacctgagagttctaaagttttattttgatgtctgtgtgcaataaagtatttcttcttcaaattcaaattctaaatttaacatgttacactaatgttagtgatggtgataactgcattcgttaacttaaaactaaagctaggagggttccaaccgcgccctggtctaaaaagagcctgcaacaaatttagccagttttttttttgttgtcaccatctcacaggctagttaatgttgagctatgaagtaagagcaatttttctattagcttacgttttatataaacttggaacttatagagagacatctcaaggatttcatctggtaatttgttataaaaagatatacagctacccttaaataatttactaattttatccagcctagtaaactgcactacaagttgtttttttcttctaatattaattttgttacagtTCTTCTCTTTtcccggggattgaactcgggacCACCTTCTTGAAACCTCAGCGCTCACTGCTACGCCATCGAGGTTCTCAATAAACGGGTAGGATGACCGGGTCCTAGTAGCTTTATACAATGATGATCGTATTCTATTTGACAGGTAATGGAACATGTCACAAATCTGGATATGACGCCAAAAAACACTTCGCCGGAAGAGATCGCGAGAATCAAAATCCGAGAAcaactaaaaacattaatacCATATTTGCCCGCCGTAAGTACAGACAGCCTTAAACCTTAaacaacttatatatatatatatatatatagttcttgtgtgcgtgtgaacTCCtcctggaccgatttgaataaattttttggtatgcgtttggttgGCACCCTGgctggtttag
Coding sequences within:
- the LOC120634827 gene encoding uncharacterized protein LOC120634827 translates to MSVIALTGVPKNLKINQVLKPLKSSIKGHFEAMNVTNNKNKNDRTAFLRLSEKLDPVEVVEIINSRNTGSLRAYIPKEIPDFPISYQNVEKMSPFKLLTISIGAILQEMQSKYGGLYDLSNCTAHKLIQDIAKTLYKRLRIILEQDGAEIDGCLRLTKTYRKRHPHFADFQLILSTLHSIQDAEEKPRDQIHECDLLAFAVHSYVIDSIPFEKVQVAYLKYLDKITATVMEHVTNLDMTPKNTSPEEIARIKIREQLKTLIPYLPACVKHATEHHFVPEEANVHIVHLYGEPALPSKESLLPFFKRHKVMSTTRSDCMYNLIMLEVPKSKYLGVLGADGTLVGSIKLVIRPSNLPCYKMSESSIRSIQSSYHKQTMADDVGGEDEWFSGTYY